One window of the candidate division KSB1 bacterium genome contains the following:
- a CDS encoding DNA adenine methylase, producing MPVTPSPLRYPGGKTIYAEMLTSVIDNNDLSNCTFVEAFAGGAGAAITLLLSGKVKSIFLNDLDPAIYS from the coding sequence ATGCCAGTAACACCAAGTCCATTACGCTACCCCGGTGGCAAAACAATCTATGCAGAAATGTTAACGTCGGTCATTGATAATAATGACTTATCAAACTGTACATTTGTAGAGGCTTTTGCAGGAGGAGCAGGAGCAGCGATAACTTTGCTGCTAAGTGGAAAGGTGAAGTCTATTTTTCTAAATGATCTTGATCCTGCCATATATTCT
- a CDS encoding DUF1737 domain-containing protein: MQLTKEIDLEMKVMEYMKSGWKPIGGLAIYDDSHVECIWFHQAMIKDD, from the coding sequence ATGCAGCTAACTAAAGAAATCGATTTAGAAATGAAAGTAATGGAGTACATGAAGTCTGGTTGGAAACCTATTGGTGGTCTTGCAATATATGATGATTCTCATGTAGAGTGTATTTGGTTTCATCAAGCAATGATCAAAGATGATTGA